GAATGTCTCCATAATCCTGGGCATCATGGCCATACCGACCATTGTCAGCGTTTCCGAGGACGCCCTGCAGGCGGTCGGGCGCGAACTGCGCGAGGGCAGTTACGCCCTGGGGGCGACCCGCGCCGAAACCATCCTGAAAGTCGTTCTGCCCGCGGCCGGCAGCGGCATTATGGCGGCCGTCATGCTGGGCGTCATGCGCGCGGTCGGGGAAACCATGGTGGTCTGGATGGCCTCCGGCAACGCGGCCCAGATTCCCCGGCCCTGGTATAATTTTATGGAACCCGTGCGCACGCTGACCGCAACAATCGCCGGCGATATGGGCGAGGCCGACCATGTTACCGGTTCGGGCCGGTATCACGTGCTTTTTGCGATGGCATTCTGTCTGCTGGTTTTTTCTTTCGGAATCAATTTAATGAGCGAGCGGCTCATCAGCCGCGCGCGCAAAAGAAACGCGGCCTGACAAAAAAACATGCAATTAAAAACAAGAAAAATCCTGGACCGCTCGTTTTCCTGGACCGGGGCCATTGCGATTTTCCTGATGACCGCCGCCCTGGTCATCCTGCTCGCCCCCATGCTGGCGCGCGGATGGGGCGCGTTCCATTTTGCCGCCACAATTGAGCACCGGCGGATGATACTGGAGCAATTCGGACGCGGCAACCGGGCGGAGATTGAAGCCGAACGGAATGCCTCCCGCCTGGCGCGCGCACCCCTTTACCGGATGATCGCCGAATTTGAAAAACAACTTGAGGACGGCGAAGAACAGGAGAGAAAAAAGCACGCCGCGTCTTTGCGCAACCTGAAAAAAGCGCTGCGCGGCCTGCTTGGCCCCGAACCGGGCGCGCCAAAGCCGATTCTCATGCGCGACCGGTACGGGCAAACGCGCTGGGACCGCGCGCTGGTCAAACTGCAAAACGCGCTCCATGCGGAAGAATGGGACTACTCCAACCCGGACCGCGGCGGCGTCAAAATATTGAAAAAACGCGCCGCTGAATTTGCGGGCACATCCCTGGAACCCCTCTTTGCTTACCTTGAGCAAAACACGAAAAAAATGCTGCTGCCGCGCCGGACATTTTACTGGCGTTTTTTAACGGATGTATCCCTTGATGCGCACTTTTTCGGCGGCATTTTGGCTGAAATTCTCGGCACCCTTTACCTCGCCGCCGGCGCCATGCTGTTTGCCCTGCCGATGGGGGTCATGGCCGCGATTTATCTGACGGAATACGCCCGCGAGAGCCGGTTGACCGGTTTCCTGCGCACCTGCATAAATACTCTCGCAGGCGTGCCCAGCATTGTCTTCGGCCTCTTCGGCCTGGCTTTTTTTATCAACACCTTGAAAGTCTCCAGCTCAAAAAGCGTCCTGGCCGGCGCCCTGACGCTGGCCCTGATGATTCTGCCGACCCTGATCCGCGCCTCCGAGGAGGCGATCCGATCGGTTCCGAAAACATACAAGGAGGCGGCGCTCAGCCTGGGCGCCGGCCGCGGACGCGTGATCGCGAGCGTCATTCTGCCGGCGGCTTTGCCGGGCATTCTTACCGGCACGGTCATCAGCATGGGACGGGCCGCCGGCGAAACCGCGCCGATCATTTTCACGGCGGCGGTCAGCGTTGGCAAACCGCTCGCGCTCTGGCAGGTTTTCAGCCAGCCGACCCCGGCCCTCTCCTGGAACATTTACAACCTGGCCACGGAACACGAGGCGGCGGATGAAATCCGGCACGTGCAGTACGGCCTCGTGCTGACCCTGGTCGCGTTGGTATTGATCCTGAACCTGGCCGCGATAATCATGCGGGCGAGAATATCAAGACGTTTGAAAGGATGAAGACCGCCAAAGGCGGCAACTGTATTTGAGCAATGCAGGCCGCATCCCTATGCGGCGATTCCGGAAGACGAAACACGCATCGCCAAACGGGGGTTAACCATGCCGAAAACACAAAATAACGCATCGCCGCCGGAGCGGACGCACGTTGCCGCGAAATATTTTTCCGTTTTTTACCGCGCCAACCAGGCGGTCAAGAATGTGTCGTTCAACATTCCGGCCGGGCAGGTAACGGCCATCATCGGCCCGAGCGGCTGCGGCAAAAGCACCTTTCTGCGGGCCATAAACAGGATGAACGACCTAGTGCCGGGCTGCCGGGCCGCCGGCGAACTTGTCTTTGACGGACAGAACGTCTACAGCCCGGAGGTGGACGTGGTCATGTTAAGGAAACGAATCGGCATGGTTTTCCAGAAACCCAATCCTTTCCCGAAAAGCGTTTTTGACAACGTGGCCTACGGGCGGCGTTTGCACAGCCGGATGAAAGAAAGCGAACTGGAGCTGGCCGTGGAGAGGAGCCTGGTTGACGCCGCGTTGTGGGAGGAAGTCAAGGACCGGCTGAACGACAACGCGCTCGCGCTTTCCGGCGGCCAGCAGCAAAGGCTCTGCATCGCGCGGGCGCTGGCGGTCGGCCCGGAAATCCTGCTCATGGACGAGCCCACCTCGGCCCTGGACCCGCGGGCAACCCTGCGCATAGAAAACCTGATCGCCGAATTGCGCGGGAAGTACACGATCATCATCGTAACCCACAATATGCAACAGGCGGCGCGCGTTTCGGATTTCACCGCCTTTCTCTACGAAGGCGCCCTGGTTGAATTCGGCCCGACGAAGGAAATTTTCACAAAACCGAAAAACAGACAGACCGACGATTACATCACCGGCCGTTTCGGGTAAAGCATAGGAGGGCGCATGAACGTTCAACTGCAGAAGGAAATTGAAAAGCTGAAGCGGCAGATCCTGGGGCTAAGCGCCAAGGTGGAAAACGACGTCCGCATGGCGGTGCGGGCGGCCGACAACCAGGACCGGGAAACGGCCCGCCGCGTGGTCTCCCGCGAGAAGGAAACCAACGTTATGGAGGTCAACGTGGAGGAGGAATGCCTGAAAATACTGGCCCTGCACCAGCCCGTGGCGAGCGACCTGCGCTACATCGTGGCCGTGCTCAAGATCAACCAGGATCTGGAGCGGATCGGCGACCTGGCGGTGCACATCGCCGAGCGCGCCCTCGCCCTCTGCCGGGAACCGCGGGTCGCCATCCCCGTCCGGCTGGAACAGATGGCCGATAAAACCGAACTCCTCCTGAAAAAGGTGCTGGATGCTTTCGTCAATCTTGACGAATCGGCGGCCCGGGAAGTATGCGCGGCCGACCATGAAATTGACGACATGAACCAGGAAATATTCCAGCAGGTCAAGAAGGTCATC
This genomic stretch from Kiritimatiellia bacterium harbors:
- the pstA gene encoding phosphate ABC transporter permease PstA — translated: MQLKTRKILDRSFSWTGAIAIFLMTAALVILLAPMLARGWGAFHFAATIEHRRMILEQFGRGNRAEIEAERNASRLARAPLYRMIAEFEKQLEDGEEQERKKHAASLRNLKKALRGLLGPEPGAPKPILMRDRYGQTRWDRALVKLQNALHAEEWDYSNPDRGGVKILKKRAAEFAGTSLEPLFAYLEQNTKKMLLPRRTFYWRFLTDVSLDAHFFGGILAEILGTLYLAAGAMLFALPMGVMAAIYLTEYARESRLTGFLRTCINTLAGVPSIVFGLFGLAFFINTLKVSSSKSVLAGALTLALMILPTLIRASEEAIRSVPKTYKEAALSLGAGRGRVIASVILPAALPGILTGTVISMGRAAGETAPIIFTAAVSVGKPLALWQVFSQPTPALSWNIYNLATEHEAADEIRHVQYGLVLTLVALVLILNLAAIIMRARISRRLKG
- the pstB gene encoding phosphate ABC transporter ATP-binding protein PstB, producing the protein MPKTQNNASPPERTHVAAKYFSVFYRANQAVKNVSFNIPAGQVTAIIGPSGCGKSTFLRAINRMNDLVPGCRAAGELVFDGQNVYSPEVDVVMLRKRIGMVFQKPNPFPKSVFDNVAYGRRLHSRMKESELELAVERSLVDAALWEEVKDRLNDNALALSGGQQQRLCIARALAVGPEILLMDEPTSALDPRATLRIENLIAELRGKYTIIIVTHNMQQAARVSDFTAFLYEGALVEFGPTKEIFTKPKNRQTDDYITGRFG
- the phoU gene encoding phosphate signaling complex protein PhoU — encoded protein: MNVQLQKEIEKLKRQILGLSAKVENDVRMAVRAADNQDRETARRVVSREKETNVMEVNVEEECLKILALHQPVASDLRYIVAVLKINQDLERIGDLAVHIAERALALCREPRVAIPVRLEQMADKTELLLKKVLDAFVNLDESAAREVCAADHEIDDMNQEIFQQVKKVIMQNPGRFEAMLQIMHIARHLERIGDHATNIAEDLIYLIEGRIVRHTPEVFPKNH